In the Oryzias latipes chromosome 9, ASM223467v1 genome, one interval contains:
- the LOC101169041 gene encoding macrophage-expressed gene 1 protein: MKASLLLCAFLFFHTCFSNPVSRPTNWLRQCRASTNLSLTALEVLPGGGWDNLRNMDMGRVMNFSYFQCQTTEDGLYLIPDEVFVVPYKETGVETNSEIISSWLDQKGSTAASINDDVSFLPVLNAKFSVEITRMKTHQVKDSSTTARVQVRNFIYSVKSYPDFALDSRFAHQVKEIADAIENNQTRRADYLSEKMVVDFGTHVITSVDAGASLSQEDYLRSSYVSNSVSDSSSIKASAGLNFFDKLKFDISSDYTQKSSTLQNYQSNITYSIIQSHGGTPFYPGISLQKWQESTKNNLVAIDRSGVPLHYLINTNTIQDLPQPTLNKVALTVSQAIERYYRINTRPGCVDVTAKNYNFQANVDDKSCKGPATNLSFGGVYQACTELSSDAGPLCEELAQKNPNTGDFSCRSPYTPTLLRSEVRQKGYTTYDCYDIRYSCGFLGLFTCHRKQCQDNYHVRSARILTYWCSVNGKAPESSGYLFGGIYSPSSPNPITNAKSCPANYISLRFLSDGQRICVSQDYELATRFSVPFGGLFSCESVNPLANNQRRCPPGYSQHLGTVSDGCEILYCVQSGLFTGGKLLPIHLPPFTKAPLVSMQATNTVMVMTEGDNSWVRVGGTKAWKLAKPEEINKIMKEIHPELNEMSSGQKAGVAFGVIGLMVLIVIMVVALRRKRRGSNFRAGSYEAIPASLENATEQEVA, from the exons ATGAAGGCAtcactgctgctctgtgctTTCCTGTTCTTTCACACCTGCTTTTCAAACCCAGTAAGTCGGCCGACCAACTGGCTCAGACAATGCCGTGCCTCCACCAACCTCTCCCTCACAGCACTGGAGGTGCTGCCGGGTGGAGGCTGGGACAACCTGCGGAACATGGATATGGGGCGAGTCATGAATTTTAGCTACTTCCAATGCCAGACCACTGAAGATGGGCTCTATCTTATCCCAGATGAGGTGTTTGTTGTTCCCTACAAGGAGACGGGCGTGGAGACCAACTCAGAGATCATCAGTTCCTGGCTGGATCAGAAAGGCTCGACAGCTGCCTCCATAAACGATGATGTTTCATTTCTCCCTGTCCTGAACGCCAAGTTTTCTGTTGAGATTACAAGGATGAAAACCCATCAGGTCAAGGACTCCTCAACTACAGCCAGAGTGCAa GTGCGAAACTTCATCTACTCGGTTAAGTCTTACCCAGACTTTGCTTTGGATTCCCGCTTTGCTCACCAAGTGAAAGAAATCGCCGACGCTATTGAAAACAACCAGACGAGGCGTGCCGACTACCTCTCAGAGAAGATGGTGGTGGATTTCGGCACTCATGTAATCACAAGTGTTGATGCTGGAGCTTCTTTGTCACAGGAAGACTACCTTCGTTCCTCTTATGTCTCCAACAGCGTCTCAGACAGTTCCTCGATTAAAGCATCGGCTGGATTGAACTTTTTTGACAAACTGAAGTTTGACATAAGCAGCGACTACACCCAAAAGAGTTCGACTCTTCAAAACTACCAGTCCAACATTACGTACTCCATCATTCAAAGTCATGGAGGCACCCCCTTTTATCCTGGTATCTCTTTGCAGAAGTGGCAAGAGAGCACCAAAAACAACTTGGTTGCCATCGACCGTTCAGGAGTCCCCCTCCACTATTTGATCAATACCAATACAATACAAGATCTGCCACAACCTACCCTTAACAAGGTGGCTCTGACAGTGAGTCAGGCCATAGAGCGTTACTACAGGATTAACACACGCCCTGGCTGTGTCGACGTCACAGCTAAGAACTACAACTTCCAAGCCAATGTTGATGATAAGTCTTGTAAGGGTCCTGCCACAAACCTTAGCTTTGGGGGCGTCTACCAAGCATGCACAGAACTGAGCTCAGATGCAGGTCCACTGTGTGAAGAACTGGCCcagaaaaacccaaacacaGGGGACTTCTCCTGCCGCTCCCCTTACACCCCAACGTTACTGCGGTCAGAAGTAAGACAAAAGGGTTACACAACTTATGACTGCTATGACATCCGTTACTCATGTGGATTTCTGGGTTTGTTTACTTGCCACAGAAAACAATGTCAGGACAACTACCATGTACGCAGTGCTCGCATTTTGACCTACTGGTGCTCTGTTAATGGGAAAGCCCCAGAAAGTTCTGGGTATCTGTTTGGGGGCATTTACAGCCCATCCTCTCCAAATCCCATTACCAATGCCAAAAGCTGCCCTGCAAACTACATCTCTTTGAGATTTCTTTCAGATGGCCAAAGGATCTGTGTGAGTCAAGACTATGAATTGGCTACCAGATTTTCTGTCCCATTTGGAGGTCTGTTCAGTTGTGAATCAGTCAACCCTCTTGCAAACAACCAACGCAGGTGCCCTCCCGGGTACAGCCAACACCTTGGGACAGTCAGCGATGGTTGTGAAATCCTTTACTGCGTCCAGTCAGGGTTGTTTACTGGTGGTAAACTACTACCAATCCACCTGCCCCCCTTTACGAAAGCCCCACTGGTCAGCATGCAAGCAACCAACACTGTGATGGTAATGACTGAAGGAGACAATAGCTGGGTCCGTGTTGGTGGGACAAAAGCATGGAAACTGGCCAAACCAGaggaaatcaataaaataatgaaagagATTCACCCAGAGCTGAATGAGATGTCGAGCGGGCAAAAAGCAGGTGTAGCATTTGGGGTGATTGGTTTGATGGTGCTCATCGTTATTATGGTGGTggctctgaggaggaagaggagggggtcTAATTTTAGAGCAGGAAGCTACGAGGCAATACCTGCTAGTCTGGAGAACGCAACAGAGCAGGAAGTGGCATAA